DNA from Vulpes vulpes isolate BD-2025 chromosome 9, VulVul3, whole genome shotgun sequence:
TCTGAGCTATTCCCAGATTTGCTCTCTGACTGCTTCCTGGCGAGGACGCCATTCCTAATGCCAGCCCCCATACGTGGACGTTTCGTACTCAGAGCTGTAAACTCCAGGAGCTGTTGGGTTCCTGAAATTCAGCGGCTCAGGCACTGGCCTGTAGGCATCAGGCGTCGCGGTTCTGCTCAGAGGCCGTCCCCTCTGCCCTCTCGCTGTGGTGCGAGGTCCCATCCCGTCTGCTGTAACGTGCGGCAGACGTTTGTTTCTGGAATCTCCATGGCAAGCAGACCGCATGGCACGACGACGAGAGTCACTTGCTAAAAGCTGCTGCCTTCCAGTTGTTCATCCTGGGGCCGTCGATCTGGTAACCAGCGTGTCCCGTGCTCCGTAGTTTCGTATCTATAGCCCCTTCAGTGAATTTACAGACGGACGTGCCATCGCGTGTAGGAATGGGTCAGTGCGTACGTGCAGTGCGCTCATCAGCGACCTGCCTCCCGGCGCCCGGTCGCCAGGGCCCGCTCAGGCGGCGAGGGCAGGGAGCAACCTGCGGACACCGGCTTCTCCCGGTGGGCTCACGGTCCCTTCATACCTTGTAGGTAACCCCTTGTTCCTAACTAATAAACCTCAATGAAACGTTCCAAGTTCAGATTAACCCACGGCTTCTGTTCCCAGCTGGGCCCTGGCACGAATGTGcgcgtgtgtgcacatgcatgtgagcGCGTGAGTGCACCCGTGTGCACCTGCGCCTGCCTGGCTGTGTGTGAGCGCGCAGATACGCATGTGTTTGCAGGTGTGTGCGCATAAATACGCGTTTGTTTACTTGTCGTAAGTTGATGAACTGGGCACAGTTGCCGGCCGTTAacgaaagcctgatgcagggtgtTCGTTCGTGGGCATCGAACTGTCCAGTCGGGTGACTGTGTCCACGAAGGCGCCGTCGACTGGTAGGTATGACTGGCGACGCGGGATGCAGTCAGAAACTCTGCCCATCTTACTTAAGCTTGACCAGAGGCCCCCCTTTGTTCGTCTCGGCCACCCGACGTGTGGCGTGGGCCTGTGCAGCTCTGGGCGGACCGCGGTGCACCGTAGTAGCCCCTGCCCTGCAGAGTGGGGGCCGTtgcccggggctgccccccagaaGCCGCCGGAGCCCCGAGGCGGGGTTTGGGGACCGGGCTTCTGCCCTCAGCCCCGCCCCTAACCACGGCGTGAACTCTGGCCAAGGCGCTTTCCTCCCCTGTGAGCTCAGGGTGTCCCGCTCGGGCCTTCTCTGGGGCCACCCCCCATTTCACGCCCAGGCCACACTCACGAACACGCCCAGCACGTGTCTCTGGAGCCTCTGCTCGTGGCTGGGCTGCCCTTCCTCCCGAGAGCGTCACGCCGTGTGTTGGGGGGTGAGTGACGCACAGGCAGTGCTCGTGCTGGGGCACGGGGTTGTCCGCGAGCGGCCACGGCGGCCAGCCCCACGAGACAAAGTCTGGTCCCAGCTAACGGTGCACTGGGCGTCCTTATCGCCAACAGTGACAATAGCGACGTTTGAAACGAGAATCCCTGCGGTGCTGCCACCGGCCTCACCAGCTCCCCGTCCCCACGGCCTTTCCGGCCCCCGGGTCAGGAGGGTTAGACAAGGGGGTTCTCCTTTGTTGTCTCATTTTCTAGCTAGTCCTCGTTTTAAACGCGGGTTTTACTTGAATTGCTTTCTTAAAAAGTGCCTGTGGGCCCTGCTTGCAGCTGGTGGCGGCGGTGGGCTACCTGCGCTCCAAGAGCATCATTCACCGCGACATCAAGGACGAGAACATCGTCATCGCCGAGGACTTCACCATCAAGCTCATCGACTTCGGCTCCGCCGCCTACTTGGAGAAGGGCAGGCTGTTTCACACGTTCTGTGGGACCATCGAGTACTGCGCACCCGAGGTCCTCATGGGAAACCCGTATGTACCGCACGTCGTCCGTCGCGAGCCCAGGCCCTTGGAGGTTGGGTGGGAAAGCGGCTTCAGTGCCTCTTGGTGACAGGGCTGTTGAGGGCTCACCTACGTCGTGGTCCTCGGTGGGCGGGTGGGCGGTGGCCATGTGCTTGGTGCGGGTCTGGACTGTTATGTGACTGAAAGTGGAGAATGAGGCGAAAAACCAAAATAGGGGTCCCAGACGTGCGGGCTTCCAGCAGGTGGAGAGGGTGTCCCCGTGCTGAGGACAGGGTGGTGGCCAGCACCAGACCGCTGTGACATCAGCGTCGGGGGCACTGGTGCGGAGGACAGTGTGTCCCTGCCCCGGAGCCTGCGGGCCTTCGGGGGCCTGGGTCATGCTCAGGAAGCTCCTCTCCCATCACTCAGTGCACCCCGGGGCCCCTAAAGGAGGAGCAGCTGAAAGGGGGGACAGTCCAGGAAGGGCCTTGGAGATCACATCACCCACTGCCCCCCGCGTGCTCTTGGCCACCGGAGGTGGAGGGGTGCCTGTCCTGTCCAGGACCATGATGTGTGTTCTCTGGCTTGTCTTCCTCACCCCACGCCCTGCACGCAGGCTGGGAGCCTCacgcaggggagcaggggagcgcAGGGCGGTGGTGGCCTCCCTCCTCCGTGGCCTGCAGGTGCCTCCTGGGGCCCCTTGGTCCTCTGGCCACGTCCTCCCTGCGCCGGTGGTTTTCGGGTCTGATTCTGGATTCCCTCCTCAGGAGCTCTGCTTCCTCCCCCACGGTTTGTGTGTCCTCCAGTCCAGGCGACCGCACGCTCCGGCCCTGAGCAGCCCCGGCCCGCCActggattttatagttttactggAGCACAGCCGTGTTGGTGGCGTCTGGCTGCTGCAGCGCGGCCACCAGCCTCAGATGCTCCCGTCGGGCTGTTCCCCGTTGCAGCCCGTCGGGCTTTTCTCTCTATTCTCCGGTGTTCCTGAAGTCTCTTTCTAATCAGCCCAAGACAGTGTTGAGCGGGGTTTTCCCGGCCCGGCTCCTGCGGTCTCATCCCGCCCAGTGCCGCGAGCCCCTGAGACCCCTCCCGGCGTCCGGCCCCACCTCAGTGGCCAGCGGCTCCCCGgggccagccccccccccccccaggtggcTGCCGATGCCTTGGCCCGCTTGCGCTCCGTGGGCTGGAGCCTCCACTCTGTCCGCGGCACCTTCTCCACCTGCAGGAAGCCCCCGCCAGGAGGTGCTCTGCTCTCACCTGCCGCGCACCCTCGCGCACCCTCGCTTGGCCGGGGCCTCCTTCAGCTGCCCGAGCACGAAGttggcttttcttttccctccccagcATGTGGCTGGAGCATGGCTGGCTGGGGCAGATGTGTCGCGATGGGGCTGTAGTCGCAGAGGGCTGGGACGCCCCGGGGGGCCGCTCTCGGGGGTGCACGTGGGGAGCGCCTGGCGCTCCGGCCCAGCCCCGGCGTGCCCCCAACGGCACCTCCCCCCTTGCAGGTACAAGGGGCCGGAGCTGGAGATGTGGTCGCTGGGGGTCACGCTGTACACGCTGATCTTTGAGGAGAACCCCTTCTGCGAGCTGGAGGAGACCATGGAGGCCATGATCCACCCCCCATACCTGGTGTCAGAAGGTGAGCCTGGGCTGCAGGTGCGAGCAGAGGGCGGCCTGGTCCCCCGCCGCGCACGCAGCGATTCTTCGGTCATACCGACAGCCTCACGGCTTTCTTTCCGTTGTCTGATCCTGATCTCTACGGGAGGGTAACTTGAATTTGACTAAACcctcatgataattttttttaagattgtatttatttgaaagtgtgTGAGTGCAGATGGGTGGggagtagggcagagggagagggagaagcagactcctcgctgggcagggagcccgacacaggactcaatcccagggccctgggaccacgacctgagcggGAGGCAGACAGTTAGCcgtctgagccccccaggtgcccccgtcTCTCTTCTTACAGGGGCACTAATTCCATCATGGGGCCCTACCTTCATGACCTCTTGTGACCCTGCTCACCTCCCAGGGGCCACCGGGGGTTACGGCTCCACCCTACGGAGGCAGTTCAGTCTCTGGCAGCCTAGAAGAGGATCCTTCGGGCTTTGCCAAGGTCCTGGGCTCCCGGGGAGCGCGCCCTCTGCAGCATGCTGCGCCCCCCACAGAGCTGCCCCACGTGTTCCCTCGTGGTTCCCAGGGCTCCCCTCAGGGatgctgaggctcagagcagcccTGGCTGGAGATGCCCACACCGTCACAGGAAGTGGGACCCAAACCTAGACCCGGGGCTGGGGCTGTGCTTCTTTCTGGGGGGACGATGAAGGCCTTGCCTGCAGCCGCCTCCTGCCCTCCATGTTGTGCAAACCCAGGGTCACTTGAGGCTCTGCGTGTCCAGAGCCCTGAGAACAGGCCGAGTGAGGTGGGGTCCTGAACCCCACGCTTTCAGAGGGGACGAGCATCTTGGGGCGCAGCCGGGCCCATGTGTCTGAGCCCCTAGGTCTCATCAGTGTGGAGGTTCCAGGCCCCTGGCCGCCCAGTCCGATGCTCACGGTATGCAGAGCCAGGACCCGAAGTTTTGAGACCTGGTCCGCTTGAGCCCAGCCTGGACCCACTGTCAGTCTTCTGGCCACATGCCCAGGGGGGTCTTTGTGTCTCCAGCTCTCATGCACCTCATATCCGGGCTGCTGCAGCCTGTCCCTGAGCAGCGCACCACCTTGGAGAAGCTGGTGACAGACCCCTGGGTGATCCAGCCTGTGAACCTTGCTGACTACACCTGGGATGAGGTGTGTCGAGTGAACAAGCCAGGTGAGGCACAGCCCGTGTGCCCGGAAAGCGGCCTTCCTGGGTCTGGGGAGGACCAGGCCCCCTCCTCCATGCTGTTCTGGGCACAAATGTCGGGACCTCTAGCCGATCAGAACCAGCGTTCAGAGGCCCCTGGACACCACTGGGGCTGGGGACTTAGAAGGCGGGTGGGCACCCACGGGAGCCCCTGACAAGGAGGCCCCGcagagggggtgaggggtggagggtcTGAGAGCAGCTGGCCTGGCCTGAGCCAGCTgaaggggagggtggggctgCAGACGGCGAGCGGGATGGAGGGGGCCCAGGGCCCTGGTGCTTCTGTGAGGCCCCTGGCTGCAGCCCCGCGTGTCTGCTCGGCACCGTGGGCAGCGTGGGTGCCTCAGTGGGCCCGGGGACGCGAGCAGCGCGGGTGGGTTCTGAGGGCTCCCGCTGGTGGGTCTTGCTCCTGGGAATCCCACCAGAGAGAGGCCCGGGTCTTGGCATCTCGTGTGGACGCGTGACACAGGGTCGTCTTCTTCCTCCAGAAAGCGGAGCCCTGTCCACCGTGAGCCTGGAGCTGGAGGGCAGGTGCGCCGGGGAGCTGGCgtgggctgcggggccgggcgggcCCCTGTGTCCCCGGGGAGGCCCCTGACGCCCCAGCGCCGCTGCCCTGCTCCTCGGCGGCGCCCGGGGCCTGGGTTTCCAGGCCGCACCGGTCGGAGGAAGTGAATCCCGCGGCCCGGGTCAGCAGCCCGGTCACCGCCGTCCGATAAGTGCTGGGAGGCAGGTGCTGCCGGGGGTGTGCAAGGAGCCGGGAGCCACTGCTCACGCGGCCCCGGAGGTGCTCCGGGCCTTACCTGCGGACCTCGGAAGGCGTCGGGTCCTTCGTCTTTCTGGTTTTGGACATGCGTGTGCGTTCCTGTTTCCTGACTGTTACGAACATTTTTTGTTGGTTTCCTCTGACTTGACGCGCGCCCATCGGGGGTGCGGTGCCTAGACCCGGTTACCCGAGCGACCGGGCTGCGTCGTTAccttttgttttgaatattttccaaattaaagcAGTTTTGTAGTGAACCGGCGCCCTGACTCGGACTGACTCGCgcgccgcgcggggcggggggagcctcCCGGGGCGCTGgggccctcccccctcccctcccctccccctcccctcccgcccaggccccgccctccctccccgcccaggccccgcccccgccccgcccaggccccgcccctccctctccgcccccgcccctccctccccgcccccgcccctccctccccgcccaggccccgccctgcCCTCCGCCCCGGGTCCCCGACGCCCCGACGCCCCGACGGCTCCTCCGTGGGAAGCGGAGTCCGGGGCCCCGCGGGCACCTGCGAGGCCTTTCTCTGCTTGGAGCCGGCGCCGccgggggggggtgggaggggggcaccgggcctcctctccccgccccgccccagacCTCCCCGCAGCTCGGCGCCCACCCCCTGCTGTTCACCTGGGCGCGCGGCGGGCGCCCGCGGaccgagggggcggggggcggggggcggggcggggccggccgcgcCTACCGCACCCGGGAACGCCGGCGGCGGAACGCACCTCCCGCGCACTCGCGCTTCCAGGGGGAGGGCGGAAGTGCGGCCCACGGGAGGGCGGAAGTGCGGGCCGGCGGGCCGGAAGCGCTCGTCAGGCCCCCGCCATGGCGGCGCTCCGCCGGCAGGTGAGGGGGCGCGGGCAGTCCCGCGGGCGGGGTCGGGAGGTGCGGGGCGGCGGGAGGCCGCGGCTCGGGGACGCCGCTCGGTGAAGCCGCTCCGCGGGCCGCGGCGCCAGGATGTGGCTTGGGGCCCGGAAGGGACGGACAGGCCGGGCGGCTGCGGAGCGAGCCCACCTCCCGACGagcgctccccgctccccgccgcgTGGACCCCGACCCTTGAGGCGCGGCCACACGGACGCCGACACGCCGTGGTTTTCCCTCCCTGCGCCGCTGGCAGCGCgtctcctgcccccgccccgcgggAGACGGCGGAGGATGGGGCCGCGCGCAGGCGCACTGGGCGGGCTGGACCTGTGGGGGGCCTCCCCGCCCTCCTGACCcctgacccccccgccccgcggcctccccgccctcctgacccccgcccccccccgcggcctccccgccctcctgacccccgaccccccgccccgcggcctccccgccctcctgacccccgaccccccgccccgcggcctccccgccctcctgacccccgaccccccgccccgcggcctccccgccccccccccgccctgaccccccactccctgcccgcCCCGGGGAGCCTGCGCACGGCCGCCCAGTGTCCTCTACAGCGGGGGGCGGGAGCTGACCCCTGTCTTGTCTGTCCCAGGTCCTCCACGGGCACCGCGCCTGGGCCCGCACCTGGGCCCGCACCTGGGCCCCCGCCTGGGCCCGCCTGGCTGCGCAGCCCCGCGGAGCGCCGAGCCCGACCGCAGCCTCCAGCGGAGGGGGCCGCGGGGCGTCGCCCCCTGTGCAGACCCTGGAGGACGCGCAGGAGCCTGGGTGCGGGGTGCGCGCCCCGCCTTGCCCCCTGGAGAAGCAGAGCGGCCCCGCGGCTCCGGGCCCGGGCGCGCCGGGGGAGGTCGCGGGCGCCCTCCTGGACATGGGCTTCAGCGACGAGCACGTCCGGGGGCTGCTCAGCGTGTGGCCGGGGGCGCAGCCTCGGCAGTTGCTGGACGTGGTTTCAGAGCTGATACTCCTGGGTGTGAACCCCGAGCCCCTGTGTGCGGCGCTGAGGAGCAGCCCGCACCTGTTGGCCCTGCCCGCGGCGCACGTGAAGAGGCGCTCCAGCTACCTGCGGAGGCTTGGCCTGGGAGAAGGTGCaggaggccgggggtggggcggcggggctgggcgcgggcggccggggaggTGGGCTGGCGCCTGCAGGTGCGGCTCAGGTGCGGCGGGAGCACAGCGCCCCGGGTCTTGGACCCTGCCGTAGCTCAAGGCTGTAGGGCCGAAAGCAGAGTCCAGATGTGGGTCGGTCCAGATGCGGGCTCCGGTGACTGTCTCCGTGCACTGTGGAACCCCAGATGGCCGGACTCCAGGGATCAGAGAGCCCGGCGTTCCCCCAACAGGATTCACGCCTCGGGGAGTCTGTGGGCCTTCAGGGGAGCAGGGCTAGGAGCCCATCAGGGCCTCGGGGATCCTTACACACTGTAACACAGGAGGgtcactgggtttttttttttttttttttcatttttttttaaagattttatttatttgagagcgagagaaaacaagtggtaggggagggggcaggcagagggagaagcaggctcccgtctGAGCAGGGAGCAGTGCGGggtttccatcccaggaccccgggatgacagcctgagccgaaggcagacgcttaaccgacagtcacccaggcgccccagtggggttctttttcttcttctttttattgacTCCTGGTAAGATATTGTTGGGGGAAGATACTGTTGTTGGGAACCAGTCTCAGAGGATCTCCATTGGCCCCTTCACCAGAAGATAAGGAAGGGAGCGCCTTCTGTGTCCCCCTTGGCAGATCACCTGTTGCGGCATAATCTAAAAGGCTGAGCCTAATACTTTATATACTGTGGTTATGAATTAGAAAGCTCAGCGAGGCCTTCTGCTTCAGAGGGAAACTCTAAACTCCTAGAAGTCATCCTAGACACGCTTCAGCGAGACAGTGAGTAGCTGAGCTGTTAGGAAGAttgtaaatactatttttaataagtGATTTGAGGTTTCCGGGTATTGGATTTTGCCCACATCCCTGGGAAGACCACGGGCCCAGTTTGCCTGGGCAGCCTCAGTCACCAGTTGCCCTCATGCATTTGTTTGAAGGGCGTCTTTTGTTTGCTGTTGCGCGAGTGTGGATAAGAGATCTGAGGAATGTCGGTAGTGGGTGCTTCAGGGACTGCTGAAGCTGCTGGGAGCATCGGAAGCTGGCACTCGGGGAGGAGAGCCTCCTTGTTCAGTTTTAAATGCTGGCGTGGGCGTGGCAAGCCCCTTGTTTTTCCAGAGTGCCCTGAAATCATGTACTTGCCCTTTCCTGTGTCTTGCAGGGAAACTGAAGACGCTGCTTCTCTGTTGCCCTGAAGTCTTCACCATGCACCAGAGGGACATTGACAGCATCGTGGGGGTTCTCAAGGACAAATGCCTTTTCACGGGACAACAGGTGACCAGGATTTTGCACAGATGCCCCTATGTTCTTCGGGAGGACCCTGGTGACCTCGAATACAAATTCCAGGTGAGGATGACTGGTGACTGGTAGGAGTTCGGGAAGTAAAAACACGTTGTTTGAATGTAGCGGGGGTGAGCTCCATGGATGAGAAGCCTCAGGCACCCCGAGGGCGGTGGACGAGGTGGAAGGGTTAGAGGCCCTGCACACACCCTCCAGAGGGAATCCAGCTctggtctttcacttccttacaGAAAACCTCTCCTACAGCGTTTCTGCCATTAATAGTGAACGACCTGGTCCCTCTCCTGGGGTCCAAATGGGGCCTCTCCTTGAAATAGCTAGTTTTAAAAGAGCTAAAGAGCCTTTCTTTTGAATCTACTTTGCGTATTGATTTTAGTAGCATAATTGTGACAGTTGTCTTGTCTTTTGGTTAACAATTTTGACAGGTTGGGTCAGATTGCTAGATGTTTCTGGATATTTTGCCCATTCTTTCCATGCTCACAGTTTTTATttcctgagaaaaaaagaactgaattcaTCCCACTTAACACTTCattttttactaaattttttcAATATGAATTTGAAAATGCTTCGAAAACTCAGCCGTCACACCAGTGCTGGGCATCGTAGAGTGTCCTGGCACTGCTAGTTGGGCAGCTCTTTGTGAGTGCTTGAGTTGATTGTGGACAGTGGCAGGACAGCCCGTAGGTAACTGTGCCTGTGTCTTCAGTATGCCTACTTTAGGATGGGGGTTAAACATGCGGACGTGGTGCGGACCGACTTCCTGCAGTACTCCATAACCAAGATCAAGCAGAGACATGTGTTCCTCGAGCGCCTAGGGCGGTACCAGACCCCTGATAAGAAGGGCCAGACACAGATCCCCAATCCTTTACTCAAGGACATTCTCAGAGTCTCAGAAGCTGAGTTTCTGGCCAGGACAGCCCATTCTTCTGCTGAGGAGTTTGAAGTTTTTAAGAAGCTCTTTGCtcgggaggaggaagaggagtctGAGAGGCAGATGCCTGACAAGCAGAGCTTAAGTCTAgacgaggaggacgaggaggaggaggaagaagtggagGATGAGGACGAGGAGGAGTGGCAGTAGGACTGGAATGAAGAGCCCACAGATAACAAAGAACATTACAATTTTCTTAAAGCTCCTAAGAGCTTCACTTGGATCATCTCaggttatttttccttctaaaactGCTGTTCTGATGAAACCATTGTTATAAATCTCCTGAGACTGGATAGGAGCTGCATTAGGTTGATGTGTtgtcaggtctctgtggggagggCCCTCTTCCCTCCTGCATGGGAGGCGGACTCTGAGCGGGCGAGCCCGGGGACTCGATACCTCAAcatgtggttttggtttgtggGGAATGGGGTTCCTCCCTCTGGTTCAGGAGTCGTACGTTTTCTCTTAGGGACAAAGGTGAAATAGGAGCAGGCAGTGAGGTTTTAGTACATCATAGCACTTCATCCTATG
Protein-coding regions in this window:
- the MTERF4 gene encoding transcription termination factor 4, mitochondrial isoform X6 — its product is MAALRRQVLHGHRAWARTWARTWAPAWARLAAQPRGAPSPTAASSGGGRGASPPVQTLEDAQEPGCGVRAPPCPLEKQSGPAAPGPGAPGEVAGALLDMGFSDEHVRGLLSVWPGAQPRQLLDVVSELILLGVNPEPLCAALRSSPHLLALPAAHVKRRSSYLRRLGLGEGKLKTLLLCCPEVFTMHQRDIDSIVGVLKDKCLFTGQQVTRILHRCPYVLREDPGDLEYKFQSPQIATPCLLSRIYGCIQWETQGRDGMRTLSYPKPETHSNFQIIFNLSVSLCLE
- the MTERF4 gene encoding transcription termination factor 4, mitochondrial isoform X5, with amino-acid sequence MAALRRQVLHGHRAWARTWARTWAPAWARLAAQPRGAPSPTAASSGGGRGASPPVQTLEDAQEPGCGVRAPPCPLEKQSGPAAPGPGAPGEVAGALLDMGFSDEHVRGLLSVWPGAQPRQLLDVVSELILLGVNPEPLCAALRSSPHLLALPAAHVKRRSSYLRRLGLGEGKLKTLLLCCPEVFTMHQRDIDSIVGVLKDKCLFTGQQVTRILHRCPYVLREDPGDLEYKFQSPQIATPCLLSRIYGCIQWETQEREELEREGAQDGGAAEAEGEAGSPLGREPRSPDS
- the MTERF4 gene encoding transcription termination factor 4, mitochondrial isoform X1 — its product is MAALRRQVLHGHRAWARTWARTWAPAWARLAAQPRGAPSPTAASSGGGRGASPPVQTLEDAQEPGCGVRAPPCPLEKQSGPAAPGPGAPGEVAGALLDMGFSDEHVRGLLSVWPGAQPRQLLDVVSELILLGVNPEPLCAALRSSPHLLALPAAHVKRRSSYLRRLGLGEGKLKTLLLCCPEVFTMHQRDIDSIVGVLKDKCLFTGQQVTRILHRCPYVLREDPGDLEYKFQTRQPARPLPSTPSIKNRRNPNGRAQQPTTNLRGARSIDTSPRKLLGRSWLSPSLTPSPLRLDAATREAQTGRRSSQ
- the MTERF4 gene encoding transcription termination factor 4, mitochondrial isoform X2; translated protein: MAALRRQVLHGHRAWARTWARTWAPAWARLAAQPRGAPSPTAASSGGGRGASPPVQTLEDAQEPGCGVRAPPCPLEKQSGPAAPGPGAPGEVAGALLDMGFSDEHVRGLLSVWPGAQPRQLLDVVSELILLGVNPEPLCAALRSSPHLLALPAAHVKRRSSYLRRLGLGEGKLKTLLLCCPEVFTMHQRDIDSIVGVLKDKCLFTGQQVTRILHRCPYVLREDPGDLEYKFQVFPGARRQRGEECPFPASMSVWPCHPVKRDRCPLRVREGKAPGLRSRGAGAPTTYCVTWREWVQAPRDPDP
- the MTERF4 gene encoding transcription termination factor 4, mitochondrial isoform X3 → MAALRRQVLHGHRAWARTWARTWAPAWARLAAQPRGAPSPTAASSGGGRGASPPVQTLEDAQEPGCGVRAPPCPLEKQSGPAAPGPGAPGEVAGALLDMGFSDEHVRGLLSVWPGAQPRQLLDVVSELILLGVNPEPLCAALRSSPHLLALPAAHVKRRSSYLRRLGLGEGKLKTLLLCCPEVFTMHQRDIDSIVGVLKDKCLFTGQQVTRILHRCPYVLREDPGDLEYKFQSPQIATPCLLSRIYGCIQWETQELPKSDTEIQSEQMLLEKMAPSRCMEPASPSACVSASLSLCDYHK
- the MTERF4 gene encoding transcription termination factor 4, mitochondrial isoform X4, producing MAALRRQVLHGHRAWARTWARTWAPAWARLAAQPRGAPSPTAASSGGGRGASPPVQTLEDAQEPGCGVRAPPCPLEKQSGPAAPGPGAPGEVAGALLDMGFSDEHVRGLLSVWPGAQPRQLLDVVSELILLGVNPEPLCAALRSSPHLLALPAAHVKRRSSYLRRLGLGEGKLKTLLLCCPEVFTMHQRDIDSIVGVLKDKCLFTGQQVTRILHRCPYVLREDPGDLEYKFQYAYFRMGVKHADVVRTDFLQYSITKIKQRHVFLERLGRYQTPDKKGQTQIPNPLLKDILRVSEAEFLARTAHSSAEEFEVFKKLFAREEEEESERQMPDKQSLSLDEEDEEEEEEVEDEDEEEWQ